AAAGGCTTTCTTCCTGCCATTTGCAGAGGGGACCTTCATAATAGCCACGATGATCCAAGCATAAGAGGCCAGGATGCAGATGAAGGGTGTGGCTATCACCATCCCTGCCACAGTGAGCACGAAGATCTTGTTCACTGTGGTGTCAGTGCAAGAAAGCCAGAGAAGAGGAGTGAGGTCACAGAAATAGTGAGGAATCTCATTGCTGCCACAGAAAACCAGACGGGCCAACAGGAGGATGTGGGTGAGGGAGATGAGGCAGGAAACCATCCATGGGCCACCAGCCAGCAAGCCACAGAGGCGTGGGCTCATGATGGTGGTATAGTGCAAAGGGTGACGTATGGCCACGAACCGGTCATAAGCCATCACAGCAATTAAAACACTGTCCATGATgccaaagaaatggaaaaagtacATCTGGGTCAGGCAGCAAGGATAGGAGATGGACTTGCTCCTAGTCTGGATGTTCGCCAGCATCTTGGGGACAGTATTTGTGGCCAGGCAGAAATCAACTAAGGAGAGGTTGGCCAGGAAGAAGTACATAGGAGAGTAAAGGTGGGAGTCAGAGCTGATGACCAGCATGATGAGCAGGTTTCCCACAGCCGTGACTACATACATGCAGAGGAACAGAGCAAAGAGGAGAGTCTCCTGGTCTGGTTTTTCTGAAAGTCCCAGGAGGATGAATTGAGACACGCTGGTTTGGTTCCTTGGCTCCATGGGAATCATTTCTCTGAAAGTATTGAAAGGGGAAGTTACATGAATGCTATGCTGTGGAGATCATTCTGGGAAGTTAGAACAGGTCGCGCTCAATTACCACATCAACTTATATCTGTGTTGCACATTGTACCACTGACATGGTATTTATTACACGTCATATTTCACGATTCAGTTCAAAGTACCTCCCCGAATACCTTCCGTTTCAGATAAAGATTGAGAGAGTGTGCCATGCACAGACCCTTGCTGGAAGAACTACTAACAAACAGGTATGtttcagaataaaataaatagaatCCCAAAAGAACTGATGTCTAAGAAGCAATGGTTAGCCAAGAAatttatatataaagagaaaaaaaaaattagaaatataaaaaagcaataataataataataataggaatgttcctgggtggcactaatggtttgtgctcgactcctaacctaaaggttggcggttcaagcccacccagtggcactgcaggagaaaggcctggtgatctgcttccataacgattacagccaagaaaacccagttctactctgcaacacattggGATGCTATGCGTAAAAagcaaatcaacagcaatgggtttgttttttttttggtttttggtacttaAACAAGGTAGAATTAGAATAAAAATGTCGTAACGTTCTTCTATTGATATTCAGGAGAATAGAAACATTGAGCATTTTGAACTTTCTATGTTGAGTCTACGTGATAACAGTTTAGGTGCAACCTCTAAAATAAGGGCTATAGAACGTATAACTTTTAAATTGGTAGTAGGGGTACAAGAGAAATAAAGAGATTTTGATTAAGCCATTTGAAGCCAGGAGAGGAgctaaaaataggcaaagaaaa
This DNA window, taken from Elephas maximus indicus isolate mEleMax1 chromosome 3, mEleMax1 primary haplotype, whole genome shotgun sequence, encodes the following:
- the LOC126074029 gene encoding olfactory receptor 24 — translated: MEPRNQTSVSQFILLGLSEKPDQETLLFALFLCMYVVTAVGNLLIMLVISSDSHLYSPMYFFLANLSLVDFCLATNTVPKMLANIQTRSKSISYPCCLTQMYFFHFFGIMDSVLIAVMAYDRFVAIRHPLHYTTIMSPRLCGLLAGGPWMVSCLISLTHILLLARLVFCGSNEIPHYFCDLTPLLWLSCTDTTVNKIFVLTVAGMVIATPFICILASYAWIIVAIMKVPSANGRKKAFSTCSSHLSMVVLFYGTTIGVYLCPSSVRTAVKEKASAVMYTVVTPMLNPFIYSLRNTDLKRALKKLINRKVSSSS